The Polyangium aurulentum genomic interval CAGCACCGCCGCCCCCGGCACATCGACCTTCACGCGCAGGACGCCAAGGCGCGCAGAATGCTTGGTGCCGGCGCGTTGACGCGCGCTCTGCGCGGGCTTCGAATCGCTCCCCTCGGCGCGCGCGTCGGACCCGCACGCAAGAGCCGCAAGAATGACGCCGACGGCAAAAAAGCGGCCCGCGCCGTTCCCATGGTATCGCATCAATCCCCCCATGGGGACCATGTCTAGCACCGGCGCGGAGGCATTACGAGGAAATGGGCGGCGCCATGAAATGGGCGCTTCGAGGTTTTCGGCCAGGAAAAAGCCCCGGCGGGCTGGGCAGTTCGCCCTTCCAAACCCGAGGCGCGTCAGCGTCGCGGATCGAGGAGCACGCCAGGATTCATGATCCCGGCCGGATCGAGGGCGTCCTTGACCGCCCGGAGCGCCTCGGCGAATGGCTCGGCCCGCTCGCTCTGCCAGTACGGCCGGTGCAGCCGACCGACGGCGTGGTGATGGGTGATCGTGCCGCCCGCTTCGAGGAGCGCGCGGCTCGCCGCATCCTTGACGGCGCTCCATTGCTCGATCTCGTCGCCCCGACGCCCGACCGCGACGAACGTGTAATAGGGCGCCGGGCCGTCGGGATAGACGTGCGTGAATCTGCGCGCGAGCACGCCGCCTCCCGCCACGCGCCCGAGCGCGCCGAGCACCGCCTCGCGCACCGCGGCGTCGAGCACCTCGAATCGATCCCACGTGCACGCGGTCTCGAACGTGTCGGCGATGACGCCGAGGCTCACGAGCGCGCTTTGCAGGTAGGGAGCCCGGAAAAACGATTGCTTGTACGTGGCCTGGGCCTTCGCGCCCTCGCCCCGCTCCTCGCGCAGGACGGGCCCCTCGGGGCACGCGCCGCCCTCGGCCGCGCAGATCGCGAGCGCCCGGTCCATCCACGCGCCGAGCGGGTGATCGGCCGACTCGAAGGCGAGCAGCAGGACGGCGTCGCCGTCGATGAAGACGCCGCCGATCATCGCGTCGAGCTTGTCGAGCAGCCTGCAATTGGAGGGGTGGAGGCCAGATTGCGACAGGGCCTGCGCCGCGCGCACGCCGCTCGAGAAGCTCGGGAAGACGACGCTGGCCGAGGCGCGCCAGACGGGGCGCGCCTGCAGCCGCACCCAGGCCTCGGTGATGACGCCCAGGATCCCCTCCGAGCCGAGGACGAGCCTCTCGGGGCTCGGCCCCGCGCCCGAGGCGGGCAGCCGCCGCGTCGCGAGCACGCCCGCCGGCGTCACCATGCGCACCGCCTCGACGAGATCGTCGATGTGCGTGTAGAGCGTCGCGAAATGGCCGCCCGCGCGCGTGGCGATCCAGCCGCCGAGCGTGGAGAACTCGAAGCTCTGCGGGAAATGGCGGAGCGTGAGGCCGTGGGGCGCGAGCGCCTCCTCGATGGCCGGGCCGCGCGCGCCGCCCTCGATGCGCGCCGCGCGCGACCGGTTGTCCACCTCGAGCACCCGATCGAGCCGGCCCAGATCGAGCGAGACGACGCCGCGATACCCCTCCCCGACCGCGCCCTCCACGCCTCCGACGACGCTCGTGCCGCCGCCATAGGGAATGACGGCGATCCGCTCGGCGGCGCCATGCGCGAGGACGCGGGCGACGTCGTCCTCGGAGGCCGGGCGGGCGACCCAGTCGGGCGCGGGCGAATAATCGCCGCGAAAGCCGCGGACGAGGTCGCGATAGCCGCGCCCGTAGGTGTGGAGCATTCGATCGCGAGGATCGGTCGACGCGATCGCCGCGAGGTCCGCGGGCGGCGCGACGCGGGGCGCGGGCAGGCGGGCGGATTCGATCGACGGCAGGGGCAGAGGCTCGAGGGGGGCGCCGCCGAGCAGCATGCCCACCTGCGCGGCGAGCGCGGATCGCGCCGCTTCATCGGGGAAGCGATCGGCCCAGCCCCAGGCCCAGAAGCTGCGCTCTTTCGTCTCCATCAGGCCATGTTGGCGCCGTCGAACTGCTGGATCTTCACGCCCGACATGTCGACCCCCTCGGCGCAGCGCAGGTTGATGGCGACCATCGCGCGCCCGTCAGGGGTCGTGCCCTCGCCAAACGGCGCGCAGCCGCAGGTCTTGCAGAATTGATGGCGGATCGTGTGGCTGCCGAACGTGTACACGGCGATGTCGTCGCGCGACGTCTCGAGCGTGAACTTGTCCGGGCTGGAGAACGCGAGCTGATAGCCCTTCCGCCGGCAGATCGAGCAGTTGCACTCCATCGCTTCGGTGGGCGCGTCCTCGAGCCTGTACGCAACGCGCCCACAATGACAGCTTCCGCGAACGGTCATGGGTTTTTCCTCCTCGTGGCGGGCGAGACTCTAGCCGTTCGTCCTACGCCCCGCCAGGCGCTCCGCCCGCCGAGGGCGCCTCTTCGACCGCCGCCGCAGCAGGCACCTCCGCCGGCGGGTTCGAGTCGAGCAGCTGCGCGATCCACCGCGTCCTGTCGCTCCCCTCGAGCAGGATCCTCGCCACCATGGTCAGCGGCACCGACAGGAACATCCCCGCAGGCCCCCACAGCCAGCCCCAGAAGAGCAGCGACAGGAACACGACCAGCGCCGACAAACCGAGGCGCCGCCCCATCAGCGCCGGCTCCACGATGTTGCCGAGCACCATGTGCACCGCGACGAACCCGATCATCACCGCCAGCGCGCGCCCCGGGCCGTACTGGATGAGCGCCAGCATGACCGGCGGCAGACCCGCGATGAACGCGCCCACGTTGGGGATGAAGTTGAGCAGGAACGAGAACAGGCCCCAGAGCAGCGCGAAGTCGACGCCGAGCAGCGCGACGAACACGCCGAGCACGATGCCCATCGCCAGGCTGATGACCGTCTTGAGGAACAGGTACTTCTGCACCTCGGTCACGATGTGCGCGACGCGCCCCGGCATTCCCCCGAGATCGCCCGCCACCTTCTGCAGCTTGCGTTCGAGCGCCGACGCCTCGAAGAGGATGAAGCCCAGGATCAAGAGCACGACCACGGTGTCCGAGAGCAGCCCGGCCAGATCGCGCACCATGCCCGCGCCGAGCTCGATCACCGTGCCCGGCGAGACGAGGTGCGTCCCCGCGCCCGAGGGCAAGTGCACGTGCCGCGCCTCGAGCCACGCGATCGAGCTGGTGATGATCTCGTTGAGCCGCGCCTGGTAGCGCGGGACGGCGCTGCCGAGCTCGGTGGCGGAGCTGGCGACGAGCATCGCGCCCGCGCCGACGATGCCGACGTTCGCGAGCAGGACGAGCGTGGCGGCGACGGGCATGGGCACGCGCCGCTTCTCGAGCCACGCGAGCGGCGGAGCGCTCACCACCGCGAGCAGGAGCGCCATCAGAATCGGGATGAACACGTTGGCCGCCGACCGCAGGGCGGCGCCGATGATCACCAGCGCGGCAAGCCGAAGGAGCAGGTCGGGACTGCGTCGAGGAACGGAGGACAGCAAAACGCGGCCATCCTACCCGCGCCCGCGCCCGCGCGCACCGGCCCTTTCTCGCCGCGCGCCGAAACGACGTGCGAAAGAAGGGGCGTCCCGTGAGCCGGGGCACCCCCGACGCGCTGCGTCCTGCGACCGCCTCAGGGGCAGGTGAGGCCGCAGATGGAGCTCACCTCGCCCACGCAAATGCTGTCCCAGTTATTGGTGCAGCAGTACGAATCCGAGGCGCAGATCTGCGTCACGCACGGGTCGCAGCCGCTCACGAGCACGCCCCCGGTCACGCACTTGTCGTGCGAGCAGTTGCCGCTGCCGCAGCCGTCGTCGATGACGCCGTCGCAATCGTTGTCGATGAAATCGTTGCAGACCTCGGACTGGGCCGACGTCGTCTCCATGCACGAGAGGAACCCGCCCGAGCAGTAGTACATGCCGGTCCCGCACGGGCCCGGCAGGCCCGTGCTGCAGGAGCCGCCGCCCCCCGGATTGTCCTCGTCGGTGGAGCCGTCGCAGTCGTTGTCGAGGCTGTCGCACACCTCGGCGCTCGGCATCTGGCTCGCGAGGCACATGATCGAGCCGGCCTGGCAGTACTGCGCGCCGTCCGCGCACACGCCCGGCTTGCCCGTGGTGCACGTGCTGAGGCCCGCGACGTTGTCGTCGATCGAGCCGTTGCAGTCGTTGTCCTTGCCGTCGCACACCTCGGTCATGGGCACGCAAGCGGCTCCGCCCGCGCCCCCTGCGCCGCCGCTCGCGCCCTCACCGCCCGCGCCGCCCGCGCCGCCCGCGCCGCCCGCGCCGCCCATCCCGCCTGTGCCCGTCGGGCCGGTGGGCCCCGACGGCCCACCCCACTCGTCCTCGCCGCCCTCGCCGCCCTCGCCGCCCTCGCCGCCTCCGGAGCCCCCGCCCACGGCACGGGCGCAGCCGGCCATGCCGGCGAGCAGCGCCCCGATCGCGAGGAACCACATTCCCAAGGACCTGCTCCGCTTTCCCATGGCAAACCCTCCGCGCCGGCGGGTGGGGCGTCCATCCCCGCGCCCTCGCCAGGCATCCGCGGAGGCAGGATATCCAGGAAGTCGCCCCCGCGTCACCAGGTAAGAGGAGCGACCATCACGGGCACGTGAG includes:
- a CDS encoding FAD-binding oxidoreductase gives rise to the protein METKERSFWAWGWADRFPDEAARSALAAQVGMLLGGAPLEPLPLPSIESARLPAPRVAPPADLAAIASTDPRDRMLHTYGRGYRDLVRGFRGDYSPAPDWVARPASEDDVARVLAHGAAERIAVIPYGGGTSVVGGVEGAVGEGYRGVVSLDLGRLDRVLEVDNRSRAARIEGGARGPAIEEALAPHGLTLRHFPQSFEFSTLGGWIATRAGGHFATLYTHIDDLVEAVRMVTPAGVLATRRLPASGAGPSPERLVLGSEGILGVITEAWVRLQARPVWRASASVVFPSFSSGVRAAQALSQSGLHPSNCRLLDKLDAMIGGVFIDGDAVLLLAFESADHPLGAWMDRALAICAAEGGACPEGPVLREERGEGAKAQATYKQSFFRAPYLQSALVSLGVIADTFETACTWDRFEVLDAAVREAVLGALGRVAGGGVLARRFTHVYPDGPAPYYTFVAVGRRGDEIEQWSAVKDAASRALLEAGGTITHHHAVGRLHRPYWQSERAEPFAEALRAVKDALDPAGIMNPGVLLDPRR
- a CDS encoding GFA family protein, giving the protein MTVRGSCHCGRVAYRLEDAPTEAMECNCSICRRKGYQLAFSSPDKFTLETSRDDIAVYTFGSHTIRHQFCKTCGCAPFGEGTTPDGRAMVAINLRCAEGVDMSGVKIQQFDGANMA
- a CDS encoding AI-2E family transporter, which translates into the protein MLSSVPRRSPDLLLRLAALVIIGAALRSAANVFIPILMALLLAVVSAPPLAWLEKRRVPMPVAATLVLLANVGIVGAGAMLVASSATELGSAVPRYQARLNEIITSSIAWLEARHVHLPSGAGTHLVSPGTVIELGAGMVRDLAGLLSDTVVVLLILGFILFEASALERKLQKVAGDLGGMPGRVAHIVTEVQKYLFLKTVISLAMGIVLGVFVALLGVDFALLWGLFSFLLNFIPNVGAFIAGLPPVMLALIQYGPGRALAVMIGFVAVHMVLGNIVEPALMGRRLGLSALVVFLSLLFWGWLWGPAGMFLSVPLTMVARILLEGSDRTRWIAQLLDSNPPAEVPAAAAVEEAPSAGGAPGGA
- a CDS encoding MopE-related protein, which translates into the protein MGKRSRSLGMWFLAIGALLAGMAGCARAVGGGSGGGEGGEGGEGGEDEWGGPSGPTGPTGTGGMGGAGGAGGAGGAGGEGASGGAGGAGGAACVPMTEVCDGKDNDCNGSIDDNVAGLSTCTTGKPGVCADGAQYCQAGSIMCLASQMPSAEVCDSLDNDCDGSTDEDNPGGGGSCSTGLPGPCGTGMYYCSGGFLSCMETTSAQSEVCNDFIDNDCDGVIDDGCGSGNCSHDKCVTGGVLVSGCDPCVTQICASDSYCCTNNWDSICVGEVSSICGLTCP